A region of Pyxidicoccus parkwaysis DNA encodes the following proteins:
- the mtsD gene encoding cell-cell cohesion protein MtsD, with protein sequence MRRFVRFPLLAAGLLAAGLISCTDSLLEPRAEVQSNLDDRLTLQGRVCTRPPNPSGFPVKVVVVIDESGSMCISDPPGAQLDSGFCQRAEVQAVIPPGVTEPARVRALKRLVQQFRQVNAQGGNVQVSVAPFETNVRNVWPPTTVGSRFARPDNNIDSYISGLQSQLGKGTDYQGALSYAYSVIASDINAVALSNPELLPRTRYVVVFLTDGTPYPRCSATDNLSVYANPDNPDLTWADSIVDFCNATSTTDAIDGFEVGTDRNQNYQLFSYVRRLMELKDQYNVGDVRMHTVLLFNQEAVRACGPICQEIYGIYPGVPQAQYPEAAKKIASWLLKRFAEMGNGVYQEFNDTAEISNLGLGALDYSSFASRNVMKSLVVEALSSAPGDDGRVLDSDGDGVPDSLDNSFTLKTNSILPDSDGDCLDDGFEYRRADQGFQASNDLDARGCDPASPLTRNCVCRDTDGDGLSQFAEDYLHTRTGIVDSDGDGAPDNMEARWGLNPLEPSVAGLDTDGDGLPDDAELRAGSDPTRRDRAFYDRFGYQYETRIAEVRQDGSICYDFTVSNLQLVTPPDRAGAKQGFNLFKVWFAEAPESGVSTDYGVWRTACAWAQYAPPSVRTPAGPELSLEDANFRRPDQLSNPWNNQNDCVGVPPSGAQRGNP encoded by the coding sequence ATGCGCCGCTTCGTTCGTTTCCCGCTCCTTGCGGCGGGCCTCCTGGCCGCTGGCCTCATCTCCTGCACGGACTCGCTGCTCGAGCCGCGCGCGGAGGTGCAGAGCAACCTCGATGACCGGCTGACGCTCCAGGGGCGGGTGTGTACGCGCCCGCCCAACCCTTCCGGCTTCCCGGTGAAGGTCGTCGTCGTCATCGACGAGTCGGGCAGCATGTGCATCTCCGACCCGCCGGGCGCGCAGCTGGACAGCGGCTTCTGCCAGCGCGCGGAGGTGCAGGCCGTCATTCCGCCGGGCGTCACCGAGCCCGCGCGCGTGCGCGCCCTCAAGCGGCTGGTGCAGCAGTTCCGCCAGGTCAACGCGCAGGGCGGCAACGTGCAGGTGTCCGTCGCGCCTTTCGAGACGAACGTCCGCAACGTGTGGCCGCCCACCACGGTGGGCAGCCGCTTCGCCCGGCCGGACAACAACATCGACAGCTACATCAGCGGCCTGCAGAGCCAGCTGGGCAAGGGCACCGACTACCAGGGCGCCCTGTCCTACGCGTACAGCGTCATCGCCAGCGACATCAACGCGGTGGCCCTGTCCAACCCGGAGCTGCTGCCGCGCACGCGCTACGTTGTCGTCTTCCTCACCGACGGCACCCCGTACCCGCGCTGCTCCGCCACCGACAACCTGAGCGTCTACGCCAACCCGGACAACCCGGACCTGACGTGGGCGGACTCCATCGTCGACTTCTGCAACGCCACCAGCACCACCGACGCGATTGATGGCTTCGAGGTGGGCACGGACCGCAACCAGAACTACCAGCTCTTCAGCTACGTGCGCCGGCTGATGGAGCTGAAGGACCAGTACAACGTGGGCGACGTGCGCATGCACACGGTGCTGCTCTTCAACCAGGAGGCCGTGCGCGCCTGCGGCCCCATCTGCCAGGAAATCTACGGCATCTACCCGGGCGTCCCGCAGGCGCAGTACCCGGAGGCCGCGAAGAAGATTGCCTCGTGGCTGCTCAAGCGCTTCGCGGAGATGGGCAACGGCGTGTACCAGGAGTTCAACGACACGGCGGAAATCTCCAACCTGGGCCTGGGCGCGCTGGACTACTCGTCGTTCGCCTCGCGCAACGTGATGAAGTCGTTGGTGGTGGAGGCCCTCAGCTCCGCCCCGGGTGACGACGGACGGGTGCTGGACAGCGACGGCGACGGCGTGCCGGACTCGCTGGACAACTCCTTCACGCTGAAGACCAACAGCATCCTCCCCGACAGCGACGGCGACTGCCTGGACGACGGCTTCGAGTACCGCCGCGCGGACCAGGGCTTCCAGGCCAGCAATGATTTGGACGCGCGCGGGTGTGACCCGGCCTCCCCGCTCACGCGCAACTGCGTGTGCCGCGACACGGACGGTGACGGCCTGTCGCAGTTCGCCGAGGACTACCTGCACACGCGCACCGGCATCGTGGACAGCGACGGCGACGGCGCCCCGGACAACATGGAGGCGCGCTGGGGCCTGAATCCGCTGGAGCCCAGCGTGGCGGGCCTGGACACGGACGGTGACGGTCTGCCGGATGACGCGGAGCTGCGCGCGGGCAGCGACCCCACGCGGAGGGACCGGGCCTTCTACGACCGCTTCGGCTACCAGTACGAGACGCGCATCGCCGAGGTCCGCCAGGACGGCAGCATCTGCTACGACTTCACGGTGTCCAACCTGCAGCTGGTGACGCCGCCGGACCGCGCGGGCGCGAAGCAGGGCTTCAACCTCTTCAAGGTGTGGTTCGCCGAGGCGCCGGAGAGCGGCGTCTCCACCGACTACGGCGTGTGGCGCACCGCCTGCGCCTGGGCCCAGTACGCGCCGCCCAGCGTGCGCACGCCCGCCGGCCCCGAGCTGTCCCTGGAGGACGCCAACTTCCGCCGGCCCGACCAGCTGAGCAACCCGTGGAACAACCAGAACGACTGTGTAGGCGTGCCGCCCTCGGGCGCGCAGAGAGGCAACCCTTGA
- the mtsC gene encoding cell-cell cohesion MYXO-CTERM protein MtsC: MSLVRFASAFTLGAFLFLSPSVAKAQSNNNPDNPECLGDSCGKPQEEGGGCGCGCGCSVWVNYTDDGDTLAYTDDADGDGKADDRDNCPFVSNRDQTDEDGDGVGNVCDNCSTLSNFQQQDADGDGKGDDCDPDQDNDKVDNAKDNCPLVPNTDQSDLDGDGKGDVCDPDDDNDGVNDGQDNCPRISNPSQVMPTDGSQCRVDADGDNISDNGDNCPGLANPDQKDTDADGQGDACDADIDNDSILNAQDNCLAVANREQADDDHDGAGDACDTRYCLVLDEGRPDDCLDPKAPFTISGGKTMTVDESGKALRPPLFANRNGAAMEYKWTVTKRPSGSNAVVENPQGAVTLSRDWQYTYVDGSVPTFTPDADGEYELQVTARLAFADRVFPDQRVSTSNLVIKVGKGDGDGGSCNSVPAGFSATALGAAMLSVLMRRRRRHQ; the protein is encoded by the coding sequence ATGTCACTCGTTCGCTTTGCTTCCGCATTCACGCTCGGGGCGTTCCTGTTCCTGAGCCCCTCCGTTGCGAAGGCGCAGTCCAACAACAACCCCGACAACCCGGAGTGCCTCGGCGATAGCTGCGGCAAGCCCCAGGAGGAGGGCGGCGGCTGCGGTTGTGGTTGTGGCTGCTCCGTGTGGGTGAACTACACGGATGACGGCGACACGCTGGCCTACACGGACGACGCGGACGGCGACGGCAAGGCGGACGACCGCGACAACTGCCCCTTCGTCTCCAACCGCGACCAGACGGACGAGGACGGCGACGGCGTGGGCAACGTCTGCGACAACTGCTCCACGCTCTCCAACTTCCAGCAGCAGGACGCGGACGGCGACGGCAAGGGCGACGACTGCGACCCCGACCAGGACAACGACAAGGTCGACAACGCGAAGGACAACTGCCCGCTGGTGCCCAACACGGACCAGAGTGATTTGGACGGCGACGGCAAGGGCGACGTCTGCGACCCGGACGACGACAACGACGGCGTCAACGACGGCCAGGACAACTGCCCGCGCATCTCCAACCCCAGCCAGGTGATGCCGACGGACGGCAGCCAGTGCCGCGTGGACGCGGACGGCGACAACATCTCCGACAACGGCGACAACTGCCCCGGCCTGGCCAACCCGGACCAGAAGGACACGGACGCGGACGGCCAGGGTGACGCGTGCGACGCCGACATCGACAACGACAGCATCCTCAACGCGCAGGACAACTGCCTGGCCGTGGCCAACCGCGAGCAGGCCGACGATGACCACGACGGCGCCGGCGACGCGTGCGACACGCGCTACTGCCTGGTGCTGGACGAGGGCCGCCCGGATGACTGCCTCGACCCGAAGGCGCCCTTCACCATCAGCGGCGGCAAGACGATGACGGTGGACGAGTCCGGCAAGGCGCTGCGCCCGCCGCTGTTCGCCAACCGCAACGGCGCGGCCATGGAGTACAAGTGGACGGTGACGAAGCGTCCCTCGGGCTCCAACGCGGTGGTGGAGAACCCGCAAGGCGCCGTGACGCTCAGCCGTGACTGGCAGTACACCTACGTGGACGGCAGCGTGCCGACCTTCACGCCGGACGCGGATGGCGAGTACGAGCTGCAGGTGACGGCGCGTCTGGCCTTCGCCGACCGCGTCTTCCCGGACCAGCGCGTGTCCACGTCCAACCTCGTCATCAAGGTGGGCAAGGGCGACGGCGACGGCGGGAGCTGCAACTCGGTGCCGGCGGGCTTCAGCGCCACCGCGCTGGGCGCGGCCATGCTCAGCGTGCTGATGCGCCGCCGCCGTCGTCACCAGTAG
- a CDS encoding calcium-binding protein, whose translation MHALSRSAWLLIPVLLLSCSDSGLYALDGRGPSGKDRASFAGNVCVPLAGGDAFPTKVLFAIEGGQGVESEMVGYATDGLSTLTSRFSGPFVKFGLVAYHTVATGLLGGFSDASEFQATLPRYASYQETGPVSIRASLRLAKTLLSGDMQTSCRGEVARTRYMVVVIVRTGDKTCARARDSDVFGTGLDSRCLALSTAASCGPVGTSAHDACDAECGSCELTAVTGEIKALAQQFGAGEVVVQPIYVRGTSPDPLTRKLVAAIASAGGTEPIEVDFAGLPGALTSIKYAARTNSLKLKRFFAYNRNVVVRAGQVLADSDGDGLPDVDEDALGTDALALDSDQDGLMDGLEVRMGLDPLKPDIINGCNVSLDEDGDRLNTCEERVLGTDPCIGDTDGDSLPDLVELLSMTNPLVPEDLLDTDRDGISNVTEVEAHGDPLSADIDFHVERGYGYDLVETEPSPDGRTCYAARAENITVVPTRERPHPFIPGEVIPAGTNEVYIYLQAGRDNDPRGAGIGSLFVQPIQYSDKDGRSPSGTVALDPNDFILGT comes from the coding sequence ATGCACGCCCTCTCGCGTTCCGCGTGGCTCCTGATTCCCGTGCTGTTGCTGTCGTGCTCCGACTCGGGCCTGTATGCCCTGGACGGCCGTGGCCCCTCGGGAAAGGACCGCGCCAGCTTCGCCGGCAACGTCTGTGTGCCGTTGGCGGGCGGTGATGCCTTCCCCACCAAGGTGCTCTTCGCCATCGAAGGTGGACAGGGCGTGGAGTCGGAGATGGTGGGCTACGCCACGGACGGCCTGTCCACGCTGACGAGCCGCTTCTCCGGCCCCTTCGTGAAGTTCGGCCTCGTGGCGTACCACACGGTGGCCACCGGCCTGTTGGGTGGCTTCTCGGACGCCTCGGAGTTCCAGGCCACGTTGCCGCGCTACGCGTCGTACCAGGAGACGGGGCCGGTGAGCATCCGCGCCTCGCTGCGGCTCGCGAAGACGCTGCTGTCCGGCGACATGCAGACGTCCTGCCGCGGCGAGGTGGCCCGCACGCGCTACATGGTGGTGGTCATCGTGCGCACCGGTGACAAGACGTGCGCCCGCGCCCGCGACAGCGACGTCTTCGGCACGGGGCTGGACTCGCGCTGCCTCGCCCTGTCCACGGCGGCGTCCTGCGGCCCCGTCGGCACGAGCGCGCACGACGCCTGTGATGCCGAGTGCGGGAGCTGCGAGCTGACGGCCGTCACCGGCGAAATCAAGGCGCTGGCCCAGCAGTTCGGCGCGGGCGAGGTGGTGGTGCAGCCCATCTACGTGCGCGGCACCTCGCCGGACCCGCTCACCCGCAAGCTCGTGGCGGCCATCGCCAGCGCGGGCGGCACCGAGCCCATTGAAGTGGACTTCGCGGGCCTGCCCGGCGCGCTCACCAGCATCAAGTACGCCGCGCGCACCAACTCCCTCAAGCTCAAGCGGTTCTTCGCCTACAACCGCAACGTGGTGGTGCGCGCCGGCCAGGTGCTCGCCGACAGCGACGGGGACGGCCTGCCGGACGTGGACGAGGACGCGCTGGGCACGGACGCGCTCGCGCTGGACTCGGACCAGGACGGCCTCATGGACGGGCTGGAGGTCCGCATGGGCCTGGACCCGCTCAAGCCGGACATCATCAATGGCTGCAACGTCTCGCTCGACGAGGACGGGGACCGGCTCAACACCTGCGAGGAGCGCGTGCTCGGCACGGACCCGTGCATCGGCGACACGGACGGGGACTCGCTGCCGGACCTGGTGGAGCTGCTGTCCATGACCAACCCGCTCGTCCCCGAGGACCTGCTCGACACGGACCGCGACGGCATCTCCAACGTGACGGAGGTGGAGGCGCACGGAGACCCGCTCAGCGCGGACATCGACTTCCACGTGGAGCGCGGCTACGGCTACGACCTGGTGGAGACCGAGCCCTCCCCGGACGGCCGCACCTGCTACGCGGCCCGCGCGGAGAACATCACCGTCGTCCCCACCCGCGAGCGGCCCCATCCCTTCATCCCGGGCGAGGTCATCCCCGCGGGCACCAACGAGGTGTACATCTACCTCCAGGCCGGCCGGGACAATGACCCTCGCGGCGCCGGCATCGGCTCGCTCTTCGTCCAGCCCATCCAGTACAGCGACAAGGACGGCCGCAGCCCCTCGGGCACCGTTGCACTGGACCCCAACGACTTCATCCTCGGAACCTGA
- a CDS encoding C25 family cysteine peptidase: protein MEHRRSPMILDLLLAPADEAGGEPHAGLRLDSLQHAPQPEALDEPDALWDATGDPNDLCRQRWGLVAPSGARGEQLLGLVEPLRRWRQEQQGADVRVYRVKPVMDAAYARRWKREVYRDERTSELSRPRYLLLLGDLHELSLELQAELATDAFVGRLAFASDAQYTAYVDKVLRWERATARETQARLLFYTSRDGSSATEIGHRALVTPSIAACRERQQDTADFPRACIQTLGDAGAMSLETLLAHASDGGPGVLFSLAHGRGRPPGGWARPEDRLEHQGELKLPDGRFLSAETLASRPFVPGGVWFSFACFGAGTPARSSYAHWLRTLPESDPNARRGLEALPLEGEAPFIATPPKAALANPDGPLAVMGHVDLAWSHSFSDRGRGTPSRFIELLKELARGSRAGVALHSLMQVLNETSSELASLYNLEEQERGRPSSIDLVERARLWILRQDLANYVLLGDPAVRLPLAPQERVEVEGGRLAMSELLPQFHQFHAGSAKPKSSTRPAGKPEELEAMEATLLALLTGRGEPEQLAARHGVSRVELERLKGYYRDAGRAALARCLALRERE, encoded by the coding sequence ATGGAGCACCGACGAAGCCCCATGATTCTCGACCTGCTGCTCGCCCCCGCTGACGAGGCCGGGGGCGAGCCTCACGCCGGGCTTCGCCTGGACTCGCTCCAGCACGCTCCCCAACCGGAAGCGCTCGACGAGCCCGACGCGCTGTGGGACGCGACGGGGGACCCGAATGATTTGTGCCGCCAGCGATGGGGACTGGTGGCGCCGTCCGGGGCGCGAGGGGAGCAGCTCCTCGGGCTCGTCGAGCCGCTGCGGCGCTGGCGCCAGGAGCAGCAGGGCGCGGACGTCCGCGTCTACCGCGTCAAGCCGGTGATGGACGCAGCCTATGCCCGGCGCTGGAAGCGCGAAGTCTACCGGGACGAGCGCACCTCCGAGCTCAGCCGGCCGCGCTACCTGCTGCTGCTCGGAGACCTGCACGAGCTCTCGCTGGAGCTCCAGGCGGAGCTCGCCACCGACGCCTTCGTGGGCCGGCTCGCCTTCGCCTCGGACGCGCAGTACACGGCCTACGTCGACAAGGTGCTGCGCTGGGAGCGCGCCACCGCGCGCGAGACGCAGGCGCGTCTGCTCTTCTACACGTCGCGGGATGGCTCCTCCGCGACGGAAATCGGTCACCGCGCGCTCGTGACTCCCAGCATCGCCGCGTGCCGCGAGCGTCAGCAGGACACGGCGGACTTCCCGCGCGCGTGCATCCAGACGCTGGGGGACGCGGGCGCGATGTCGCTGGAGACGCTGCTGGCCCATGCGTCGGACGGCGGGCCGGGCGTGCTCTTCTCGCTGGCCCACGGCCGGGGGCGTCCTCCCGGCGGCTGGGCCCGGCCCGAGGACCGGCTCGAGCACCAGGGCGAGCTCAAGCTGCCGGACGGCCGCTTCCTCTCCGCCGAGACGCTCGCCTCGCGTCCCTTCGTCCCCGGCGGCGTCTGGTTCAGCTTCGCGTGCTTCGGCGCCGGGACGCCCGCGCGCAGCAGCTACGCGCACTGGCTGCGCACGCTGCCCGAGTCGGACCCCAACGCACGCCGGGGCCTGGAGGCCCTGCCGCTCGAAGGAGAAGCGCCCTTCATCGCCACGCCGCCCAAGGCCGCGCTGGCCAACCCCGACGGGCCGCTGGCGGTGATGGGCCACGTGGACCTCGCCTGGTCTCACAGCTTCAGCGACCGGGGCCGTGGCACGCCGTCGCGCTTCATCGAACTGCTCAAGGAGCTGGCGCGCGGCAGCCGGGCGGGCGTGGCGCTGCACTCGCTGATGCAGGTCCTCAACGAGACGAGCAGCGAGCTGGCCTCGCTCTACAACCTGGAGGAGCAGGAGCGCGGACGCCCGTCCTCCATCGACCTCGTGGAGCGCGCGCGGCTGTGGATTCTGCGCCAGGACCTCGCCAACTACGTCCTGCTGGGGGACCCCGCCGTCCGGCTGCCCCTGGCGCCCCAGGAGCGTGTGGAGGTCGAGGGCGGGAGGCTGGCGATGAGCGAGCTGCTCCCCCAGTTCCATCAGTTCCATGCGGGCTCCGCGAAGCCGAAGTCCTCCACGCGTCCCGCCGGGAAGCCGGAGGAACTGGAGGCGATGGAGGCCACCCTCCTCGCGCTGCTCACCGGAAGAGGCGAGCCCGAGCAGCTCGCCGCCAGGCACGGCGTTTCGCGCGTGGAGCTGGAGCGGTTGAAGGGGTACTACCGCGACGCGGGCCGCGCGGCCCTGGCCCGATGTCTCGCGTTACGAGAGCGCGAGTGA